A genome region from Paenibacillus pabuli includes the following:
- the ftsZ gene encoding cell division protein FtsZ codes for MLEFDFEMESLAQIKVIGVGGGGSNAVNRMIENGVQGVEFITVNTDAQALHLAKSEHKLQIGDKLTRGLGAGANPDVGKKAAEESRDLIMNTLKGADMVFVTAGMGGGTGTGAAPVIAEIAKECGALTVGVVTRPFTFEGRKRSSHAEQGIEALKEKVDTLIVIPNDRLLEIVDKKTPMLEAFRQADNVLRQAVQGISDLIAVPGLINLDFADVKTIMTERGSALMGIGEATGENRAAEAARKAIMSPLLETSIEGARGVIMNITGGINLSLYEVNEAAEIVTSASDPEVNMIFGAIIDENLKEEIKVTVIATGFEDKPVSPPPGRKPTPTSEPAENRSPNLRPFGNQPSSDQLDIPTFLRNRSRNTNND; via the coding sequence ATGTTGGAATTTGATTTCGAGATGGAGAGCTTGGCTCAAATAAAAGTCATCGGTGTAGGCGGCGGCGGAAGCAATGCAGTCAACCGTATGATTGAAAATGGTGTACAAGGTGTGGAATTTATAACGGTGAACACGGATGCTCAAGCATTGCATCTGGCGAAATCCGAACATAAATTGCAAATCGGTGATAAACTGACCCGTGGTCTTGGCGCAGGTGCCAACCCGGATGTAGGTAAAAAAGCAGCGGAAGAGTCCCGCGATCTGATCATGAACACATTGAAAGGTGCGGACATGGTATTTGTAACTGCCGGTATGGGCGGTGGTACAGGTACAGGTGCAGCTCCAGTCATCGCTGAGATTGCCAAAGAATGCGGCGCTCTTACCGTAGGTGTGGTTACACGTCCATTCACATTCGAAGGACGCAAACGTTCCAGCCATGCAGAGCAAGGTATTGAAGCTCTCAAGGAAAAAGTGGATACGCTGATTGTCATTCCGAATGACCGCTTGCTTGAAATCGTAGATAAAAAGACACCAATGCTTGAAGCGTTCCGTCAAGCGGATAACGTATTGCGTCAAGCGGTACAAGGTATCTCGGATCTGATCGCCGTACCGGGTCTGATCAACCTTGACTTTGCAGACGTAAAAACCATTATGACTGAGCGCGGATCTGCCTTGATGGGGATCGGGGAAGCAACAGGTGAAAATCGTGCGGCTGAGGCAGCTCGCAAAGCGATTATGAGCCCATTGCTGGAAACGTCCATTGAAGGTGCACGCGGGGTTATCATGAACATCACGGGTGGCATCAACCTGTCCCTTTATGAAGTGAATGAAGCAGCCGAGATCGTTACGTCGGCATCCGATCCGGAAGTGAACATGATCTTCGGTGCCATCATTGATGAAAACCTGAAGGAAGAAATCAAGGTAACGGTTATTGCTACTGGCTTTGAAGATAAGCCTGTCTCACCACCACCAGGACGCAAACCGACACCAACAAGTGAACCTGCTGAGAATCGCTCACCAAATCTGCGCCCATTCGGGAACCAGCCGAGCAGTGATCAGCTGGATATTCCGACATTTTTGCGCAATCGCTCACGCAATACCAATAACGACTAA
- the spoIIGA gene encoding sigma-E processing peptidase SpoIIGA encodes MVVYVDLIFLTNLCIDGALIGLTAWMRKTKLVWWRWLLSSIVGALYVVMMFVPEFDFMFTFLIKFGLSLVMLFIAFGFKGLQVFMRNLGTFYVINFVAAGGILGIHYMLQSSGELFNGIWFTASGGMSFDLKIAFWFTFIVFFAVLFLFKAVQSSKRKTDLMTTYLGQVQVFIDDVNISCTGLVDTGNQLTDPLSRLPVMVMEVSLWQDMLPASWKGRLKEEAPDNLIMELDQEDFRWQGRLRLVPYRGINKGTAFMLAIKPDLVRVTLDQMSYETTKVLIGLDGGVLSSEGKYRAVIHPELVQDAASAQSTALSAGATEKPLNVV; translated from the coding sequence TTGGTCGTTTATGTTGATCTTATTTTTTTGACAAACCTGTGTATTGACGGTGCACTCATCGGACTTACAGCCTGGATGCGCAAAACGAAGCTGGTCTGGTGGAGATGGTTGCTGTCTTCCATTGTAGGCGCCCTCTATGTCGTCATGATGTTTGTGCCAGAGTTTGATTTTATGTTTACCTTTTTGATCAAGTTTGGTTTGTCACTCGTGATGTTGTTTATCGCATTTGGTTTTAAGGGCCTCCAGGTTTTCATGAGGAATTTGGGTACCTTCTATGTCATTAACTTCGTCGCTGCCGGAGGCATTTTAGGTATACACTACATGCTTCAGAGTTCAGGCGAGCTGTTTAACGGGATTTGGTTTACAGCTTCGGGCGGAATGTCTTTTGATCTGAAGATCGCCTTCTGGTTTACTTTTATCGTATTCTTTGCCGTGCTGTTTTTATTCAAAGCCGTGCAAAGTTCCAAGCGAAAAACAGACCTTATGACAACCTATCTGGGACAAGTGCAGGTTTTTATCGATGATGTAAATATTTCTTGTACAGGCCTTGTCGATACCGGTAATCAACTCACGGACCCTCTTTCCCGACTTCCGGTTATGGTGATGGAGGTTTCCCTGTGGCAAGACATGCTGCCAGCTTCCTGGAAAGGCAGGTTGAAAGAAGAAGCACCGGACAACCTCATTATGGAGCTGGATCAAGAGGATTTTCGCTGGCAGGGCCGACTAAGACTGGTACCCTATCGTGGTATCAACAAAGGAACGGCATTTATGCTGGCAATCAAGCCTGATCTGGTGAGAGTGACATTGGATCAAATGAGTTACGAGACAACCAAAGTACTAATCGGGCTGGATGGCGGAGTGTTGTCGTCAGAAGGAAAGTACCGCGCGGTCATTCACCCTGAGCTTGTGCAAGACGCTGCCTCTGCGCAGTCTACGGCTCTCTCTGCGGGAGCAACAGAAAAGCCGCTGAATGTGGTATAG
- the sigE gene encoding RNA polymerase sporulation sigma factor SigE — protein sequence MLVKWKLVAQLQYYRLLFLLGLKSEEIYYIGGSEALPPPLTREEEEFLLQKLSSGDAAIRAMLIERNLRLVVYIARKFENTGINIEDLVSIGAIGLIKAVNTFDPEKKIKLATYASRCIENEILMYLRRNSKIRTEVSFDEPLNIDWDGNELLLSDVLGTENDTIYRNIEEQVDRKLLHKALEKLTERERMIMELRFGLTDGEEKTQKDVADLLGISQSYISRLEKRIIKRLRKEFNKMV from the coding sequence ATGCTTGTGAAATGGAAACTGGTGGCGCAGCTGCAGTATTACCGTCTGTTATTTCTGCTTGGTTTGAAGAGTGAGGAGATTTATTATATTGGAGGCAGTGAAGCCCTGCCGCCTCCACTGACACGCGAAGAAGAGGAATTTTTGCTGCAAAAGCTCTCTTCAGGGGATGCTGCGATTCGAGCCATGCTGATTGAACGAAACCTTCGCCTGGTGGTGTACATCGCTCGCAAGTTCGAAAACACAGGCATTAACATTGAGGACCTGGTTTCCATTGGAGCCATCGGGCTCATCAAAGCTGTCAATACGTTTGATCCGGAAAAGAAAATTAAGCTGGCCACATACGCCTCGCGGTGCATTGAAAATGAAATATTAATGTACTTGCGGCGTAACAGCAAAATTCGGACAGAAGTTTCTTTTGATGAACCACTCAACATTGATTGGGATGGAAACGAACTATTATTATCGGATGTTCTGGGTACCGAGAACGATACAATCTATCGGAATATTGAAGAACAGGTAGATCGGAAGCTCCTGCACAAGGCTTTGGAAAAATTAACCGAGCGTGAGCGAATGATTATGGAGCTTCGCTTTGGCTTGACGGACGGGGAGGAAAAGACGCAAAAAGACGTCGCAGATTTGCTGGGAATCTCCCAATCCTATATCTCTCGACTGGAAAAAAGAATCATTAAAAGACTCCGCAAGGAGTTCAATAAGATGGTCTGA
- the sigG gene encoding RNA polymerase sporulation sigma factor SigG, which translates to MTRNKVEICGVDTAKLPVLTNTEMRELFHSLQQHHDRSAREKLVNGNLRLVLSVIQRFNNRGEFVDDLFQVGCIGLMKAIDNFDLSQNVKFSTYAVPMIIGEIRRYLRDNNPIRVSRSLRDIAYKALQVRDSLTNKNSREPTIFEISEALNVPKEDVVFALDAIQDPVSLFEPIYHDGGDPIYVMDQISDDKNKDVSWIEEIALREAMHRLGQREKMILSMRFFEGKTQMEVADEIGISQAQVSRLEKSAIQQMQKHVKT; encoded by the coding sequence ATGACCCGAAACAAAGTCGAGATTTGTGGCGTGGACACCGCAAAATTGCCTGTCCTCACCAACACAGAAATGCGGGAATTGTTTCATTCCCTACAGCAGCACCATGATCGCTCAGCAAGAGAGAAATTAGTGAATGGCAACCTGCGGCTTGTACTCAGTGTCATTCAGCGCTTTAACAATCGGGGGGAGTTTGTCGATGATCTGTTCCAGGTTGGATGTATCGGCCTGATGAAAGCCATTGATAATTTTGATTTATCCCAGAATGTCAAATTTTCAACGTACGCAGTACCGATGATTATCGGTGAAATCCGTCGTTATCTGCGTGACAATAACCCGATCCGGGTATCCCGGTCATTACGGGACATCGCATATAAGGCGCTTCAGGTTCGTGACAGCCTGACCAATAAAAATTCTCGTGAACCGACCATATTCGAAATCTCCGAAGCATTAAACGTGCCCAAGGAAGATGTTGTTTTCGCGCTGGATGCCATCCAAGATCCGGTATCACTCTTCGAACCCATCTATCATGATGGCGGAGATCCGATCTATGTGATGGATCAGATCAGTGATGACAAAAACAAGGATGTGTCGTGGATTGAGGAAATCGCGCTGCGTGAGGCCATGCATCGTCTCGGTCAGCGGGAAAAAATGATTCTGTCCATGCGGTTTTTTGAAGGCAAAACACAGATGGAAGTCGCCGACGAAATCGGAATTTCCCAAGCTCAGGTGTCCCGTCTGGAAAAATCAGCAATACAGCAGATGCAGAAGCACGTGAAGACGTAA
- a CDS encoding YlmC/YmxH family sporulation protein produces the protein MKVNASESGVRGMKISDFQTKDVINITDGKRLGQISDLELDLKQGRIEAIVVPGYSRFMGLFGGGTDLVIPWRNIVKIGSDVILVKLDEVRETSYDERDREARLYDEQQSSRVERVERLERLDRSQRRTI, from the coding sequence ATGAAAGTAAATGCAAGTGAGTCGGGTGTAAGAGGGATGAAGATCTCGGATTTTCAGACAAAGGATGTCATTAACATCACGGATGGCAAACGGTTGGGACAGATAAGTGATTTGGAGCTGGATTTAAAGCAGGGGCGAATCGAAGCTATTGTGGTGCCTGGTTACAGCCGATTCATGGGATTGTTCGGGGGCGGAACGGATCTGGTTATTCCCTGGAGAAACATTGTTAAGATCGGTTCGGACGTCATTTTGGTCAAACTGGATGAAGTCAGGGAAACGAGCTACGATGAGCGAGATCGCGAAGCGAGATTGTATGATGAGCAGCAAAGCAGCCGTGTGGAGCGGGTTGAACGCCTTGAACGATTGGACCGAAGCCAGCGTCGAACGATATAA
- the pgeF gene encoding peptidoglycan editing factor PgeF, with amino-acid sequence MEPFVLKKQLFERTEDQAGNGSPDPLLLYVEPWREQFNQITAGFTTRQGGVGSNPYATLNCAYHVGDDPSDVLTNRRLVAEKLGFSVEAWTCGEQVHGKHVAVIQAEDRGRGLLDRQSALQDTDGLVTNVPGVLLTSFYADCVPLYFYDPVQQAVGLAHAGWKGTVAGIAQSMVETMEREYGSRRQDIRTAIGPSIGDCCYEVDEAVMEHVRVWFESSPGNDEYNNSAQGRVYHSSGNGKTMLNLKECNRHIMMKAGILPDHIECTTWCTSCHPELFFSYRKENGTTGRMASWIGLEER; translated from the coding sequence ATGGAACCCTTTGTTCTGAAAAAACAACTTTTCGAACGGACTGAGGATCAAGCGGGAAATGGAAGCCCAGATCCGTTATTATTATATGTTGAGCCGTGGAGAGAGCAGTTCAACCAAATTACAGCAGGATTTACCACCAGACAGGGTGGGGTTGGCAGTAATCCCTATGCCACTCTAAACTGTGCTTATCATGTTGGCGATGATCCCTCAGACGTATTGACCAATCGCCGTCTTGTTGCCGAGAAGCTGGGTTTCTCCGTGGAAGCCTGGACGTGTGGAGAACAGGTACACGGTAAACATGTGGCTGTTATACAAGCTGAGGATCGAGGTAGGGGGTTGCTGGATCGACAGTCAGCGCTGCAGGATACGGATGGCTTAGTCACTAATGTACCCGGTGTGCTGCTCACTTCCTTTTATGCGGATTGTGTCCCGCTATATTTCTACGACCCGGTGCAGCAAGCTGTGGGTCTTGCTCATGCGGGGTGGAAAGGAACCGTTGCTGGCATTGCCCAGTCGATGGTTGAAACAATGGAACGGGAATATGGAAGCCGGCGGCAGGATATCCGGACAGCCATAGGCCCTTCAATTGGGGACTGCTGTTATGAAGTGGATGAGGCAGTCATGGAGCATGTACGGGTTTGGTTTGAATCTTCTCCGGGTAATGATGAATACAATAACTCTGCGCAGGGCCGTGTTTATCATTCATCTGGAAACGGAAAGACGATGTTAAACTTGAAAGAATGCAATCGACACATTATGATGAAAGCAGGAATATTGCCGGATCATATCGAATGTACAACGTGGTGTACAAGCTGCCATCCGGAACTGTTTTTCTCGTATCGCAAGGAGAATGGAACAACCGGAAGAATGGCGAGCTGGATTGGGCTGGAAGAGAGGTGA
- a CDS encoding YggS family pyridoxal phosphate-dependent enzyme yields MSLEERIQQVNQKIEAACQRSGRRREDVNVIAVTKYVSLETTGAVLESGLEHIGENRWQDAQAKWEAFGQQGTWHFIGHLQTNKVKDVIGKFRYIHSLDRLSLAKELDKKAAALGTQVETFLQVNISGEESKYGLQPEQASSFLREISNFSNLKVIGLMTMAPHEEDPELTRPVFRGLRELRDHLNGQALTSEPLTQLSMGMSNDFEVAIEEGATWVRLGSILVGKEEGSRWA; encoded by the coding sequence GTGTCATTGGAGGAGCGAATTCAACAGGTAAATCAGAAGATCGAAGCTGCATGCCAGCGCAGTGGCCGTCGGCGCGAAGACGTGAATGTGATTGCGGTTACGAAATACGTCTCCCTTGAAACGACAGGTGCTGTGCTGGAAAGTGGCCTTGAGCATATTGGAGAGAATCGCTGGCAGGATGCACAGGCCAAGTGGGAAGCATTCGGTCAGCAAGGAACATGGCATTTTATCGGTCACTTGCAGACCAACAAAGTGAAGGACGTCATCGGCAAATTCCGCTACATACATTCACTGGACCGTTTGTCTCTGGCCAAGGAGCTGGACAAAAAGGCAGCTGCTCTGGGGACACAAGTGGAAACATTTTTGCAGGTGAATATTTCGGGTGAGGAGAGCAAATATGGATTGCAGCCTGAACAAGCGAGTTCATTTTTGCGGGAGATCAGTAACTTCAGCAACCTGAAGGTCATCGGCCTGATGACTATGGCTCCCCACGAAGAAGATCCGGAGCTTACACGTCCCGTTTTTCGTGGACTTCGTGAGCTCAGAGACCATTTGAATGGACAAGCCCTGACATCGGAACCATTGACTCAGCTATCGATGGGAATGTCGAATGATTTTGAAGTGGCAATTGAAGAAGGGGCGACATGGGTACGGCTGGGATCAATTCTCGTAGGAAAAGAGGAGGGTTCACGATGGGCGTAA
- a CDS encoding cell division protein SepF, whose translation MGVMNKFMNFLGLQEEEEIVERERLAAQEDTEPEQEAETSSLDKRRNQRGNNVVSIHSQKNVKVVLYEPRSYDEAQEIADHLRSHRTVVVNLQRVRQDQALRVIDFLSGTVYALGGGISKIGGNIFLCTPDTVEIQGAITEILADSEQDYNRMR comes from the coding sequence ATGGGCGTAATGAATAAATTCATGAATTTCCTTGGTCTTCAAGAAGAGGAAGAGATTGTGGAACGCGAGCGTCTGGCTGCACAAGAGGATACGGAACCGGAACAGGAAGCTGAAACCTCCAGTCTAGATAAACGTAGAAACCAAAGGGGGAATAATGTTGTGAGCATTCATTCCCAGAAAAATGTTAAAGTTGTCCTTTATGAACCGCGTTCCTATGACGAAGCTCAGGAAATCGCCGACCACCTTCGTTCACATCGTACGGTCGTAGTGAACTTGCAGCGGGTGCGCCAAGATCAGGCACTGCGTGTCATTGATTTTTTGAGTGGTACAGTCTACGCACTGGGCGGGGGCATTTCTAAAATTGGCGGCAACATTTTTCTCTGTACGCCGGATACCGTTGAAATTCAGGGAGCAATTACGGAAATACTGGCTGACAGCGAGCAAGATTACAACAGAATGAGGTGA
- a CDS encoding YggT family protein, with amino-acid sequence MYQLQVVVFYLFEIYFYMIIGYVLMSWLPNARESVIGEWLAKLVEPYLSPFRRFIPPLFGMLDISPIVALITLQLARSGLLSIISYF; translated from the coding sequence TTGTATCAACTTCAAGTCGTGGTGTTTTACCTGTTTGAGATTTACTTCTACATGATTATTGGATATGTATTGATGTCGTGGCTTCCAAACGCACGGGAGAGCGTCATTGGTGAGTGGCTTGCCAAATTGGTGGAACCCTATCTGAGTCCTTTCAGACGTTTCATCCCGCCTTTGTTCGGCATGCTGGACATCTCACCAATTGTTGCGTTAATTACTCTTCAACTGGCGAGATCAGGTTTGCTCTCGATCATCAGCTACTTCTGA
- a CDS encoding RNA-binding protein, translating into MSGEIYEHFSHDERDFVDKASDWVERAGKLHDMKLTDFLDPRQAFILQTLVNRRNDVQIRLDGGYETAERKRALIAPDYRYLDDEDMGMQVLSITSDDQKITELEHGDYMGALLGLGLKRGKIGDIQVLDDGCHTVVAAETGAFLSLQLNQVHRVHVFTELLPLHQMKWSESKLETMDITVASLRLDGVCADVYRLSRSKVLIPIKAGRCRVNWKVEEDPSKPLKAGDVVSIQGFGRFKVLEQDGLTKKGRCRLKIGKFA; encoded by the coding sequence ATGAGTGGTGAAATTTACGAACATTTTAGCCATGATGAGCGTGACTTTGTGGATAAAGCCTCGGATTGGGTGGAACGCGCAGGCAAGCTTCATGATATGAAGCTAACTGACTTTCTTGACCCGAGACAGGCTTTCATATTGCAAACGCTTGTCAATCGTCGCAATGACGTCCAGATTCGTCTGGACGGAGGCTACGAGACAGCTGAACGCAAACGTGCGCTGATTGCACCGGATTATCGGTATCTTGATGACGAGGATATGGGTATGCAGGTGCTTAGCATCACGTCAGATGATCAGAAGATCACGGAGCTGGAGCATGGGGACTATATGGGTGCCTTGCTCGGGCTTGGACTGAAACGCGGCAAGATCGGAGATATCCAAGTGCTGGATGACGGGTGCCACACTGTGGTGGCAGCGGAAACCGGCGCTTTTTTATCGCTTCAATTGAATCAGGTTCATCGGGTTCATGTGTTTACAGAGCTGCTTCCTCTGCATCAGATGAAATGGTCGGAGAGCAAACTGGAGACGATGGATATCACGGTTGCATCCCTGCGTCTGGACGGAGTTTGTGCGGATGTGTACCGGCTGAGTCGCAGTAAGGTTCTGATTCCTATTAAGGCCGGTCGATGCCGTGTGAATTGGAAAGTGGAGGAAGATCCGTCCAAACCGTTGAAAGCCGGGGATGTGGTTTCCATTCAAGGTTTTGGCCGTTTCAAGGTGCTGGAACAGGATGGGTTGACCAAAAAGGGACGTTGTCGTCTAAAAATCGGCAAATTTGCTTAG
- a CDS encoding DivIVA domain-containing protein has product MPLTPLDIHNKEFSRRLRGYDEDEVNEFLDQVIKDYEGVIRENKELSNQLLSVQEKLDHFATIEETLSKTIIIAQEAADDVKNNAKKEAQLIVKEAEKNADRIVNESLAKSRKIALEVEELKKQASIYRARFRTLVEAQLELLSQDGWEALESREQEVRDREREMKEIY; this is encoded by the coding sequence ATGCCATTAACGCCGCTGGACATACATAACAAGGAATTTTCCCGACGCTTGCGCGGGTATGACGAGGATGAAGTCAATGAGTTCCTGGATCAAGTCATCAAAGATTACGAAGGCGTCATTCGCGAGAACAAAGAGCTGAGCAATCAGTTGCTGTCCGTTCAGGAGAAACTTGATCATTTTGCCACAATTGAAGAGACGCTCAGCAAAACGATTATCATAGCGCAGGAAGCAGCCGACGATGTGAAGAACAATGCGAAGAAGGAAGCACAGCTCATTGTGAAGGAAGCAGAGAAAAATGCTGACCGGATCGTGAATGAGTCTTTGGCGAAGTCCCGCAAGATTGCTTTGGAAGTGGAAGAACTGAAAAAGCAGGCTTCCATCTACCGCGCCCGTTTCCGTACGCTTGTTGAAGCTCAGCTCGAACTGTTGTCTCAGGATGGATGGGAAGCACTGGAGAGCCGCGAACAGGAAGTCCGTGACCGTGAACGGGAAATGAAGGAAATTTATTAG